A part of Gemmatimonadota bacterium genomic DNA contains:
- a CDS encoding creatininase family protein gives MRDVRWERMFPDELEAAFEACPVVYFPYGLCEPHGPQNAVGLDALKAHGIAVRAAHKHGGIVAPPDYWHIHEIGGYALWSERSVGQPERSWLTCMPPWQHFKNICYHIRQTDTLGFHAAILLTGHYGPNWQDLKTLCELIQPHVGLRLYSLPDFEANQPGFDNDNNSGGDHAGKVETSLLWAIEPDCVDISRLPPESEPGPHFAMGQNVRESNRQIGERMVNDEIEWLGNKVRELLAAYESEKPTQKLCTFDQVEHIWETVIRPELPNFRTMQTAWSDDATLPEDSVWYANWKVPDREF, from the coding sequence GTGAGAGACGTACGCTGGGAACGCATGTTCCCCGATGAACTCGAAGCCGCATTCGAAGCCTGCCCAGTCGTCTATTTCCCCTATGGCCTGTGCGAACCACACGGCCCGCAAAATGCCGTGGGACTCGACGCCCTCAAAGCCCACGGCATTGCCGTTCGCGCCGCGCACAAACACGGCGGCATCGTCGCCCCGCCCGACTACTGGCATATCCACGAAATTGGGGGCTATGCCCTCTGGTCAGAACGCTCGGTTGGCCAGCCTGAACGATCCTGGCTAACCTGCATGCCGCCCTGGCAACACTTCAAAAATATCTGCTATCACATCCGCCAGACCGACACCCTCGGCTTTCACGCGGCCATCCTCCTCACCGGGCACTACGGCCCCAACTGGCAAGACCTGAAAACCCTGTGCGAACTCATCCAGCCCCATGTGGGCCTGCGCCTGTATAGCCTGCCCGACTTTGAAGCCAACCAACCCGGCTTTGACAATGACAACAACAGCGGTGGCGACCACGCGGGAAAGGTCGAAACCTCACTTCTATGGGCCATTGAACCCGACTGTGTCGATATCTCGCGTTTGCCGCCCGAAAGCGAACCCGGTCCGCACTTTGCCATGGGCCAAAACGTCCGCGAATCCAATCGCCAGATTGGCGAACGCATGGTCAATGACGAAATCGAATGGCTCGGCAACAAAGTTAGAGAATTACTCGCCGCGTATGAATCGGAAAAACCCACGCAAAAACTATGCACCTTTGACCAGGTCGAACACATCTGGGAAACCGTTATCCGTCCCGAACTGCCCAACTTCCGCACCATGCAAACAGCCTGGTCGGACGACGCCACACTCCCGGAAGACTCTGTCTGGTACGCCAACTGGAAAGTGCCAGACCGCGAATTCTAA
- a CDS encoding dihydrodipicolinate synthase family protein: MSDPIRGILPVLQTPVAESGDFDIESLERQIDFCIAAGAGGLVFPVLGGEFQYLSDRERQTLVGIVVKKTDKRIPVIVGVAGTNISTATEHAAHAGRAGADAVIAMPPYMGSGGPDENLRYFEAISSAGQLPIFIQNAGAGMQPPALVRLLTEVEHLIYVKEEANPSAHHISAIVAEAGDHCQGVFGGAWCRWMISEMRRGASGFMPGAPVVDIHVDIWDAFQAGDEDRARDLFDQLLPLTNLIQILGLRLVKEVLIRRGIFKTSGMRAPGSTQLDDDDHRELDAILKKLRPLFRTEAS, from the coding sequence GTGAGCGATCCCATCCGCGGTATCTTGCCCGTATTACAAACACCCGTTGCCGAATCCGGCGACTTCGACATCGAAAGCCTTGAACGGCAAATCGACTTTTGCATCGCCGCCGGTGCAGGCGGCTTGGTCTTTCCCGTGCTCGGTGGTGAATTTCAATATCTCTCTGACCGGGAGCGACAAACCCTGGTCGGAATCGTCGTCAAAAAAACCGACAAACGCATCCCCGTCATCGTCGGTGTGGCCGGCACCAATATCTCCACAGCCACCGAACACGCCGCCCATGCCGGGCGCGCAGGCGCCGATGCCGTCATCGCCATGCCCCCCTATATGGGCAGCGGTGGACCCGATGAAAACCTCCGCTACTTCGAGGCCATTTCCAGCGCGGGACAATTGCCCATTTTCATCCAGAACGCAGGTGCAGGCATGCAACCTCCCGCACTCGTGCGCCTGCTCACCGAAGTCGAGCACCTCATCTACGTCAAGGAAGAAGCCAACCCCAGCGCACATCACATCAGCGCCATTGTCGCCGAAGCAGGTGATCACTGTCAGGGCGTTTTTGGCGGGGCCTGGTGCCGCTGGATGATCTCAGAAATGCGACGAGGCGCCAGCGGCTTTATGCCCGGCGCCCCGGTTGTCGATATTCACGTCGATATCTGGGATGCCTTTCAAGCAGGCGATGAAGACAGAGCACGCGATCTCTTCGATCAACTCCTGCCACTCACCAACCTGATCCAGATCCTCGGTCTCCGCCTGGTTAAAGAAGTACTCATTCGTCGAGGCATCTTCAAAACGAGCGGCATGCGCGCGCCCGGCAGCACACAATTGGACGACGACGACCACCGCGAACTCGACGCCATCCTCAAAAAACTTCGCCCTCTATTCCGCACAGAGGCGTCATAG
- a CDS encoding type II toxin-antitoxin system HicA family toxin, translating to MAVYRFDQFRKVLRVLGFAKIRSRKHETWRKVLVNGTILRVRISHKHGRDIPRWLFYEMLRQAGINEEKFRKLM from the coding sequence ATGGCCGTGTACAGGTTTGATCAATTTCGCAAAGTATTGCGCGTTTTGGGATTCGCAAAAATTCGATCTCGGAAACACGAGACTTGGCGCAAAGTGCTCGTAAACGGAACGATTTTGCGCGTTCGCATTAGCCACAAACATGGACGAGATATTCCGCGGTGGCTATTTTATGAAATGCTGCGGCAGGCGGGAATTAATGAAGAAAAATTTCGGAAATTGATGTAG
- a CDS encoding metallophosphoesterase family protein yields MRLICLILLLLFTVPGYANEYHRAAVDRAPKKIPDRIVLTWSGDPTTTASVTWRTDTSITQAEGQIAEANASANFTTWARSETARTEKWKRNRLVAHFHSVTFKGLKPNTLYAYRVGSDKIWSSWYQFRTASAEPDEFTFIYLGDAQNNLLSLWARTIRTAVLDAPHADFIIHAGDLVDYPNKDSDWHEWFESGDWIHAKIPGIPTPGNNEYSNYQDVSKRRLSVLWRPQFTLPENGPEGFEETTYYTDYQGARIISLNSNGRQKEQAPWLEQVLKNNPNKWTFVTFHHPIYSATQGPANKDQREAWKPLFDKYAIDMVLQGHNHTYARGNNIGNGVTVRDSTKGTVYVVSVSGPKQLKLRKDRWMTRGAENTQLYQIITVSGDTLHYRAMTAVGELYDAFDLVKQEGKPNKLIDRVPQTPERRWENTLEKKNKDDKVY; encoded by the coding sequence ATGCGTCTGATCTGTCTCATCCTTCTGCTCCTATTCACAGTCCCAGGATATGCAAACGAATATCACCGTGCGGCCGTAGATCGCGCGCCTAAAAAAATCCCCGACCGCATAGTACTCACCTGGTCGGGAGACCCCACCACCACGGCATCGGTCACATGGCGCACCGACACGAGCATCACACAAGCCGAAGGACAGATCGCAGAAGCCAATGCCTCGGCCAATTTTACCACATGGGCCAGAAGCGAAACAGCGCGCACTGAAAAATGGAAACGCAACAGACTTGTCGCCCATTTTCATTCGGTCACATTCAAGGGTCTCAAACCCAATACCCTCTATGCCTATCGCGTGGGCAGCGACAAAATCTGGAGTTCCTGGTATCAATTTCGCACGGCCTCAGCCGAACCGGATGAATTCACTTTCATCTACCTTGGCGATGCACAAAACAACCTGCTATCCCTGTGGGCACGCACCATCCGGACCGCTGTACTCGACGCACCCCACGCCGATTTTATCATCCACGCAGGCGACCTCGTCGATTATCCCAACAAAGACAGCGATTGGCATGAATGGTTTGAATCTGGCGACTGGATCCATGCAAAAATCCCCGGCATTCCTACGCCGGGGAATAACGAATACTCTAACTATCAAGATGTGAGCAAACGTCGCCTATCTGTTCTATGGCGTCCACAATTCACCCTGCCCGAAAATGGTCCCGAAGGCTTTGAAGAAACCACCTATTACACAGACTATCAGGGTGCGCGCATCATCTCGCTCAATTCCAATGGACGCCAAAAAGAACAGGCGCCCTGGTTGGAACAAGTACTCAAAAACAACCCCAATAAATGGACCTTTGTCACATTTCATCATCCCATCTATTCCGCAACCCAGGGCCCCGCGAATAAAGACCAGCGCGAAGCGTGGAAACCTCTCTTTGACAAATACGCCATCGATATGGTACTTCAAGGTCACAACCACACGTATGCCCGGGGGAACAACATCGGCAACGGCGTAACCGTGCGCGACTCAACCAAAGGTACCGTGTACGTCGTATCGGTCAGCGGTCCCAAACAACTCAAACTCAGAAAAGACCGCTGGATGACGCGCGGTGCGGAAAACACACAGCTTTACCAGATCATCACCGTCTCAGGCGACACCCTGCACTACCGCGCAATGACCGCAGTGGGAGAACTCTACGATGCATTTGATCTGGTCAAACAGGAGGGCAAACCCAACAAACTCATCGATCGCGTTCCTCAAACCCCCGAACGCCGATGGGAAAATACCCTTGAAAAGAAAAACAAAGACGACAAAGTTTATTAA
- a CDS encoding alanine racemase produces the protein MTIHDLDTPALTIDLDILEKNIRETQEACDKFDIPLRVHTKTHKIPEIARMQLAAGAIGIVCQKVGEAEAMVEAGIPDILIPYNIVGPIKVKRLAELCKRATMTVAVDSEITARGLSDGATENDVTINILIECDTGGNRCGVQSPKAALELAQKVTNMPGLQFQGIMTYPSNERAKAFIDQTRDLLQSAGIAANTISGGGTGSAEVSKAIGCTETRIGSYVFEGLRRINRENNPPNPITCAERMIVTIVSTPAPDRVIIDGGQKTFTSYAPIPYGYIVEHPNAKIYGMSVEHGHVDISECNHTFTVGDRLSVIPLHQGMTTNLHDEVYAVRNGNVEHVWKVAGRGKVQ, from the coding sequence ATGACCATACACGACCTCGACACGCCCGCGCTCACCATCGACCTCGATATCCTCGAAAAAAATATTCGGGAAACCCAGGAGGCATGCGACAAATTCGACATTCCGCTACGTGTACACACCAAAACGCACAAAATCCCCGAAATCGCCAGAATGCAACTCGCTGCGGGAGCCATTGGCATTGTCTGCCAAAAAGTGGGCGAAGCCGAAGCCATGGTTGAAGCGGGCATTCCCGACATCCTCATCCCCTATAATATCGTCGGACCCATCAAAGTCAAACGCCTCGCCGAACTGTGCAAACGCGCCACCATGACCGTCGCCGTCGATTCGGAAATCACCGCGCGCGGTCTATCCGATGGTGCAACAGAAAACGATGTCACCATCAACATCCTCATCGAATGCGACACCGGAGGAAATCGCTGCGGCGTACAATCGCCCAAAGCCGCGCTTGAACTCGCGCAGAAAGTGACAAACATGCCCGGCCTTCAGTTCCAGGGCATCATGACCTATCCCAGCAACGAACGCGCCAAAGCCTTCATCGACCAAACGCGCGACCTGCTTCAAAGCGCGGGCATCGCGGCCAACACCATCAGCGGAGGTGGCACGGGCTCTGCCGAAGTTTCCAAAGCCATTGGCTGCACCGAAACCCGCATTGGATCCTACGTCTTTGAAGGCCTGCGCCGCATCAACCGCGAAAACAATCCCCCCAACCCCATCACCTGTGCCGAACGCATGATAGTCACCATCGTCAGCACACCTGCCCCCGACCGCGTCATCATCGATGGCGGGCAAAAAACATTCACCAGTTATGCCCCCATCCCTTATGGATACATCGTCGAACACCCCAATGCCAAAATCTACGGCATGTCCGTCGAACACGGTCACGTCGATATCTCAGAATGCAACCACACCTTCACCGTAGGCGACCGCCTCTCCGTCATCCCCTTGCACCAGGGCATGACCACCAACCTCCACGACGAAGTCTATGCCGTGCGAAATGGCAATGTAGAACACGTATGGAAAGTTGCTGGACGCGGTAAAGTGCAATAA
- a CDS encoding mandelate racemase/muconate lactonizing enzyme family protein encodes MKIASATRRSLNIPFYCKRVERAMHRAQTHDERVYLYRIETDEGIVGYGDSLSVSDVHTLIGQNPFQIMHNDAIGFGPQLAVLDAVGKAADVPVHALLGTKLRDRCPISWWDIDMSPADWVAEARESLKRGYTSFKMKARPWRDILQQVEVVGKVVPADYKFDIDFNGFLLNQAKAEIILQQLDNHPNVGIYESPFYLYGDLTGARILRERVCKPVVEHFREEYLLAHACDGFVIGGGVTEVRRQAALAAAFNKPFWLQLVGTGITTAFAVHLGSVLSHAQLPYITCHELWKHDLLKKRLDVIDGHIQVSDAPGLGIEVDEKAVEKYAVDPDTPTPKRLYRRKKRILRISWPGAAKQKRIWEFTDEAIYQKTFYAGSIPGFERGVTLEVIEDDHSATFKKAHATLAKREATIPALM; translated from the coding sequence ATGAAAATCGCAAGTGCAACCCGTCGTAGCCTCAATATTCCCTTTTACTGCAAACGGGTCGAACGCGCCATGCACCGCGCGCAGACTCACGACGAACGGGTCTATCTCTACCGCATTGAAACCGACGAGGGTATCGTGGGCTATGGAGATAGTCTGTCTGTTAGTGATGTACATACACTGATCGGTCAGAACCCCTTCCAGATCATGCACAACGACGCCATCGGTTTTGGTCCACAGCTCGCTGTTCTGGACGCTGTTGGAAAGGCCGCTGATGTGCCCGTTCATGCCCTGCTCGGCACCAAATTGCGCGACCGATGCCCCATCTCCTGGTGGGACATTGACATGTCACCTGCCGACTGGGTCGCAGAGGCCAGAGAATCTCTCAAACGCGGGTACACTTCTTTTAAAATGAAAGCCCGTCCCTGGCGAGACATCCTCCAACAGGTCGAAGTCGTCGGCAAAGTCGTACCCGCAGATTACAAATTCGACATAGATTTTAACGGTTTTCTGCTCAACCAGGCAAAGGCGGAAATTATCCTCCAGCAGCTCGACAATCACCCCAATGTCGGCATCTACGAAAGTCCCTTCTACCTTTATGGCGATCTCACCGGCGCGCGAATTCTTCGCGAACGCGTATGCAAACCCGTCGTCGAACACTTCCGGGAAGAATATTTGCTCGCCCACGCCTGCGATGGATTTGTCATTGGTGGCGGCGTTACAGAAGTCCGCCGGCAGGCCGCACTCGCCGCTGCTTTCAACAAACCTTTCTGGTTGCAACTGGTCGGCACTGGAATTACCACTGCCTTCGCCGTACACCTCGGCTCTGTCCTCTCCCACGCCCAGTTGCCCTATATTACCTGTCACGAACTCTGGAAACACGATTTGCTCAAAAAACGCCTCGACGTGATCGACGGTCACATCCAGGTCTCCGATGCTCCTGGCCTGGGCATTGAAGTCGATGAAAAAGCTGTCGAAAAATACGCGGTCGATCCCGATACACCCACACCTAAAAGGCTCTACCGCCGCAAAAAACGCATCCTGCGCATCTCGTGGCCCGGTGCGGCCAAACAGAAACGCATCTGGGAATTTACCGATGAAGCCATCTACCAGAAGACCTTCTACGCAGGTAGCATCCCCGGATTTGAACGCGGTGTTACCCTGGAAGTCATTGAAGACGACCACAGCGCGACTTTTAAAAAAGCCCATGCCACGCTGGCAAAACGCGAGGCAACTATACCCGCCCTGATGTGA
- a CDS encoding TonB-dependent receptor — translation MKQLIMFFALSLLPLSTLSAAELKGKVRDAETGEALPGANVYLEGAGRGTATDLDGQFEITRIGEGSYTLVISFVGYKEYRSTVVVEPDAAELFIELMPEAFRGKEVTVVADRAKLRETPVAFSDVPKADMERKLGSRDLPMILNDTPGVYATEQGGGPGDSRINVRGFDQRNVAVMINGVPVNDMENGWVYWSNWDGLSDVTSSIQVQRGLGASNLAIASVGGTMNIVTDIARQQRGFKIKQEAGNNAFYKTTVNFSSGLMNGKTAFTLGLTRKIGDGLPDQAWTSAWSYFGALSFLASETQKIDLFVVGAPQRHGHRLYKQSIATFDADYARSLGIDVADARTYGIDYNPNWGRSPFSSYQEYYNGQVHDARDSGIIMERENFYHKPQINLNWYWTPNEQFILSNVFYFSRGKGGGTGRLGTNPRSLPDGSINWQRVADELNTQTASEAHPDLVGAGEVGSSEIAARTVIRNSVNQHFWYGYLGTAEHRLSDIYTLAFGIDLRYYRGQHWREVRNLLGADYYVFPWDRNATTSVKRLGDKVSYHNDGLTRWGGGFAQLEGRFNNFTTFLSTSASITGYKRIDYFRAKINGDWDQTDWENFKGYTVKVGGNYNATPAVNIYANIGWLSTAPKFDSVYHYDNSLYDPTFNEKVASFELGTGYFKRGVVTANTNFYYTRWIDRSWPKSIYSEKLDQSFRFLLNGIDARHTGIEFDLKARPHSMLEVRGMLSLGNWEWLNDANVTFSPEEDPSVIGNFQVYAKGLKVGDSAQKTLALSGTVFPTRGLYASLNLRRFMDHYAKFDPANRTDASDRKQSWQLPNYNLVNLHAGYTLPGNTFGNGKVKLQLHVFNLLDERYVSDADDGNNHDAASARVFLGLSRRWNISLSYDY, via the coding sequence ATGAAGCAACTGATTATGTTTTTTGCTCTATCCCTTTTACCCCTCTCAACCCTGTCTGCCGCCGAATTAAAAGGCAAAGTCCGCGATGCCGAAACCGGCGAAGCCCTGCCGGGCGCAAACGTGTATTTAGAAGGTGCTGGGCGAGGAACTGCCACCGATCTCGATGGACAATTTGAGATCACCCGAATCGGTGAAGGCAGCTATACACTCGTCATAAGTTTTGTAGGATACAAAGAATATCGTAGCACCGTCGTTGTAGAACCAGATGCTGCCGAGTTATTTATAGAACTCATGCCCGAAGCATTTCGAGGCAAAGAAGTCACCGTCGTTGCCGACCGGGCCAAATTGCGCGAAACGCCCGTTGCCTTCTCAGACGTTCCAAAAGCCGATATGGAGCGCAAACTCGGCTCGCGCGATCTCCCGATGATTTTGAATGATACACCGGGTGTTTATGCAACCGAGCAAGGTGGAGGCCCAGGCGATTCTCGCATCAATGTGAGGGGATTTGACCAGCGCAACGTCGCCGTCATGATCAACGGCGTGCCAGTCAACGATATGGAAAACGGCTGGGTCTATTGGTCCAACTGGGATGGCCTGAGCGATGTCACGTCATCAATCCAGGTCCAGCGCGGATTGGGAGCCTCAAATCTGGCAATAGCCTCAGTGGGTGGCACCATGAACATTGTCACCGACATCGCCCGCCAACAGCGCGGGTTCAAAATCAAACAGGAAGCGGGAAACAACGCCTTTTACAAAACCACAGTCAATTTTTCATCGGGTTTGATGAACGGCAAAACCGCTTTCACCCTGGGCCTCACGCGCAAAATCGGCGATGGCCTGCCCGATCAGGCCTGGACATCGGCGTGGTCCTATTTTGGCGCACTGAGCTTTTTAGCATCTGAGACACAAAAAATTGACCTGTTTGTCGTAGGCGCGCCACAACGCCACGGGCATCGACTCTACAAGCAATCCATCGCAACCTTTGATGCCGATTACGCCCGATCCCTGGGCATTGATGTTGCGGATGCGAGAACCTACGGCATCGACTACAATCCAAACTGGGGACGCTCGCCATTTTCATCCTACCAGGAGTACTACAACGGCCAGGTACACGACGCACGCGATAGTGGCATCATCATGGAACGCGAGAATTTTTACCACAAACCCCAGATCAATCTAAACTGGTACTGGACACCCAACGAACAATTCATCCTGTCCAACGTATTTTATTTTTCGCGCGGCAAAGGCGGCGGCACAGGACGTTTGGGCACCAACCCGCGCTCGTTACCCGATGGCAGCATCAACTGGCAACGCGTTGCCGATGAATTGAACACCCAAACAGCGTCGGAAGCCCATCCCGACCTGGTAGGTGCAGGTGAAGTGGGCAGCAGTGAAATTGCGGCGAGAACCGTCATCCGAAACTCAGTCAACCAGCACTTCTGGTATGGGTATTTGGGCACAGCTGAACACCGTTTGAGCGACATCTACACGCTGGCCTTTGGCATAGATTTGCGCTATTACAGAGGGCAACACTGGCGCGAAGTACGCAATTTGCTCGGTGCCGATTATTACGTCTTTCCATGGGACAGAAACGCCACGACCTCCGTCAAGCGACTCGGAGACAAAGTCTCCTACCACAACGACGGCCTCACGCGCTGGGGCGGTGGTTTTGCACAACTCGAAGGTCGATTTAACAACTTTACGACATTTTTGAGCACATCTGCATCCATAACAGGTTATAAACGCATCGACTATTTCCGCGCAAAGATCAACGGCGACTGGGACCAGACAGACTGGGAGAACTTCAAAGGCTACACCGTAAAAGTGGGCGGCAACTACAACGCAACCCCCGCGGTCAATATATATGCCAACATCGGCTGGCTTTCAACAGCCCCCAAATTCGACTCTGTTTATCACTACGACAACAGCCTCTACGATCCCACATTCAATGAAAAAGTCGCTTCCTTTGAGTTGGGCACCGGTTATTTTAAACGCGGCGTAGTGACAGCAAACACAAATTTCTATTACACCAGATGGATAGACCGCTCGTGGCCCAAGAGCATTTACAGCGAAAAACTCGACCAGAGCTTCCGATTTTTGCTAAACGGCATTGACGCGCGGCATACAGGTATAGAGTTCGACCTGAAAGCGCGTCCCCATTCCATGCTGGAAGTGCGCGGCATGTTATCGCTGGGCAACTGGGAATGGCTCAACGATGCCAATGTCACATTTTCGCCCGAAGAAGACCCATCGGTTATCGGCAATTTTCAAGTCTATGCCAAAGGGCTAAAAGTGGGTGACTCGGCGCAAAAAACCCTTGCACTGAGCGGTACAGTATTTCCCACACGCGGCCTCTACGCCTCGCTGAATCTGCGGCGTTTTATGGATCACTACGCTAAATTTGATCCCGCCAACCGAACAGATGCCAGCGACCGAAAACAGTCCTGGCAGCTCCCAAATTACAACCTGGTAAATCTGCATGCGGGCTACACCCTGCCCGGCAATACATTTGGCAATGGCAAAGTGAAACTGCAATTGCACGTCTTCAATTTGCTCGACGAACGCTACGTGTCCGATGCAGATGACGGCAACAATCACGACGCAGCGAGCGCCCGCGTTTTCCTCGGCCTATCGCGCCGCTGGAATATTTCGCTATCGTACGATTATTAA
- a CDS encoding SAF domain-containing protein, translating into MANGQLLYLLTARAESKNPLRVGLIGAGKFGTMFLAQARRVAGLHVLGVADLSLHRAREALTRAEWSPEQFAAIDFDHALKTGATHLTDDSEALIRADGLDVLVEATGNPLAGIHHALQAIEHGRHLVMVNVEADVLVGPILAQRAASAGLVYTLAYGDQPALICELVEWAKTNGFDIVCAGKGTKYRPEYHTSTPDTVWEHYGFDAETAAKGGLNPHMFNSFLDGTKSAIEMAAVSNATGLNPQPEGLKFPPCGIDQLPDICRPHSDGGQLSHKGTVEVVSSLKPDGIPVDRDLRWGVYVTIEAPGDYIRRCFSEYGLPTDSTGRYTAIYRPYHLVGMELTTSVLRAGLRGEASGAPVVFNADVVATAKRDLSQGEVLDGEGGYRVYGKLRPANQARTSNALPIGLAHDLKLKHKIAAGQSIHQSDVDLDENNAILRLRREMVQRFVERSE; encoded by the coding sequence TTGGCTAATGGTCAACTCCTATACCTGCTAACCGCCCGCGCCGAGTCTAAAAATCCTCTTCGCGTGGGCCTCATCGGCGCTGGAAAATTCGGCACCATGTTTCTGGCACAGGCCCGTCGCGTTGCGGGTCTGCACGTCCTGGGTGTGGCCGATCTATCCCTGCACCGGGCGCGAGAAGCCCTCACGCGTGCTGAGTGGTCGCCCGAACAATTTGCCGCAATCGACTTTGATCACGCCCTCAAAACCGGCGCCACCCATCTCACTGATGACAGCGAGGCCCTCATCCGGGCGGATGGTCTGGACGTTCTGGTCGAAGCCACTGGCAATCCTCTCGCGGGCATCCACCACGCCCTTCAGGCTATCGAACACGGGCGACACCTGGTCATGGTCAATGTCGAAGCAGACGTTCTGGTCGGTCCCATTCTGGCTCAACGTGCAGCATCTGCTGGCCTCGTGTACACCCTCGCCTATGGCGACCAACCGGCTTTGATCTGTGAACTGGTTGAATGGGCTAAGACCAATGGCTTCGACATTGTCTGCGCTGGCAAGGGCACCAAATACCGGCCCGAGTACCACACATCCACTCCTGATACTGTCTGGGAGCACTACGGTTTCGATGCTGAAACCGCTGCAAAAGGCGGTCTGAATCCCCATATGTTCAATTCCTTTTTGGACGGCACAAAATCCGCCATTGAAATGGCCGCTGTCTCAAATGCCACTGGCCTGAATCCCCAGCCCGAAGGCCTGAAATTCCCGCCCTGCGGCATTGACCAACTGCCCGATATTTGCCGGCCTCATAGCGACGGGGGGCAGCTTTCTCACAAAGGAACCGTCGAGGTTGTCTCCAGCCTGAAACCAGATGGAATCCCTGTAGATCGGGATCTGCGCTGGGGAGTTTACGTCACCATTGAAGCTCCCGGCGACTACATCCGCCGCTGTTTCTCCGAATACGGCCTTCCCACTGATTCCACTGGGCGTTACACGGCCATCTACCGCCCCTACCACCTGGTTGGCATGGAACTCACCACCAGCGTCTTGCGCGCTGGCTTACGCGGCGAAGCCAGCGGCGCGCCCGTTGTTTTTAATGCAGACGTTGTCGCCACTGCAAAACGCGATCTCTCCCAGGGAGAAGTCCTTGATGGCGAAGGCGGCTACCGGGTGTACGGCAAACTCAGGCCTGCTAATCAGGCTCGTACATCTAACGCCCTGCCCATAGGCCTGGCTCACGATCTCAAGCTAAAACACAAAATCGCCGCAGGGCAATCCATACACCAATCCGACGTCGATTTGGACGAAAACAACGCCATTCTCCGTCTCCGCCGGGAAATGGTACAACGCTTTGTGGAAAGGAGCGAATAA
- a CDS encoding Gfo/Idh/MocA family oxidoreductase has product MADKLKVGIVGVGGIARTHIPGWQASEHAELVAGSDISEDVLKSWGEQYGVKKLYVNPEDLFADPEIDIVDVCTPNNYHAPLSIGALDAGKHVICEKPLAPSPQLVKDMIAARDRSGKLLMCAQSSRFAGSSLAMKRELDTGVLGNVYHARCWMLRRSGVPARPGFIMKKHSGGGPCIDIGVHVLDLTLWLMGNPNPVAVTGVAKAELAHQEGAFSTMGRSGGAIPKEFDVEDFAAAFVRFESGASLILETSWMLHQGPPSERQIWLYGTKGGAHLPSCEIYYSDSKTQQHNKYALRDTGDLAKAHALECMTFAEAITEGKPSPVPAEQSLQVMAILDGIYRSEEEGCEVDIAGDATVD; this is encoded by the coding sequence ATGGCAGATAAATTGAAGGTGGGTATTGTCGGAGTGGGAGGTATTGCGCGGACGCATATTCCAGGGTGGCAGGCTTCGGAACACGCCGAATTGGTGGCTGGAAGCGATATTAGCGAAGATGTGTTGAAGAGTTGGGGTGAGCAATATGGTGTGAAAAAGCTGTATGTAAATCCCGAAGATTTGTTTGCCGATCCAGAGATCGATATTGTGGATGTGTGTACACCAAATAATTATCACGCGCCACTATCTATCGGCGCGCTGGATGCGGGTAAACACGTGATTTGCGAAAAGCCACTGGCACCCAGTCCTCAATTGGTGAAAGATATGATTGCAGCGCGAGACCGATCGGGCAAGTTGCTGATGTGCGCGCAGTCGTCGCGGTTTGCGGGGTCGTCTCTGGCGATGAAGCGGGAATTGGATACCGGGGTGTTGGGCAATGTCTATCACGCGCGATGCTGGATGTTGCGGCGGTCGGGTGTACCCGCGCGACCGGGCTTTATTATGAAAAAGCACAGCGGCGGCGGGCCGTGTATCGATATTGGTGTTCACGTTTTGGATTTGACGCTGTGGTTGATGGGCAATCCCAATCCCGTAGCTGTGACGGGTGTGGCGAAGGCGGAGTTGGCACATCAAGAGGGTGCGTTCAGTACGATGGGGCGCAGTGGTGGCGCGATTCCCAAAGAATTTGACGTGGAGGATTTTGCAGCGGCTTTTGTGCGGTTTGAAAGTGGGGCTTCGCTTATTCTGGAGACGAGCTGGATGTTGCATCAGGGTCCCCCGTCAGAACGGCAGATATGGCTTTACGGTACGAAGGGTGGAGCGCATTTGCCCAGTTGTGAGATTTATTATTCGGATTCCAAAACGCAGCAACATAACAAATACGCATTGCGAGATACGGGTGATCTCGCCAAAGCGCACGCGCTGGAATGCATGACGTTTGCCGAGGCGATTACAGAGGGTAAGCCGTCACCAGTGCCGGCCGAGCAGTCGCTTCAGGTGATGGCGATTTTAGATGGGATTTATCGCAGTGAGGAGGAGGGGTGTGAAGTGGATATAGCGGGAGATGCAACCGTTGATTAA